Proteins encoded within one genomic window of Cydia pomonella isolate Wapato2018A chromosome 12, ilCydPomo1, whole genome shotgun sequence:
- the LOC133523384 gene encoding protein FAM135A isoform X2 encodes MSDLQATFEFSVELYKFYNVDLFQRGLYQVRVGLRVSPKIPVHIEASVSSGNGAARTGRPAANASLIGGLAASRAFQIMYRNEEVTLRDIVHFRAHLLVDSRNLKDSLERAEWSLGVELWCSEGAQSSTLAPVSCRVLKLHFQPAQGLHYHLPVLFDYFHLSAVSITIHTSLVALHQPYINTPRSSKQWGKLMKNAGSNFTTSGSLENMLFGSSAKCAGGNSSKIAHARQVHAEVCGILLGSLEGLQNALSICGSTGALLTPEESSSNSIVGEVAQRIKDLSDIGKKSEAGEEEEWAMGAAHDIARLCAEVTLRWRAFLHHTSDRPHVHHALAARHHALRIKRFSECFFVLDNPRHSLAGCYDSNYQSYQSVGEAARRSRYLALLPPLPVHCIALDGDPHIMPIIFEDRYQDTAEFARRRSFLNSNASKSGSDPFLCTDPLSEDCGCSVSSLMDSRRPSSEASRVTLTLPKAIMDVLEPQFKSPKSSSTASSVVQATLTITPQKSASGSPKRNLVKQAVLEINKTPKVEITGRNRYIVQNNQISEIQLPPNNAFASCPIQQGQQMSRYSASTLLDVTKSNHTSRQGKDPNDTNEVFHQKHEITSGVSTLPARHSKSLDQLRVAQMTPLNNSHQMLAKNVRNSSNTSVNYPSKPYQPPQQIKPTTLPRSVTTTAYPTSTTTRCGSKGDDYRRNISEFREKYKNPFNPNKQPHHGINNEVFHNVGYKYDGRTNPNQVYGYTFGNQGTPQVNNIIRNPLEFQRGYSVNLPRPMLPPRNSYPPVSGKNQVTDQTSLVSNKHVHRSNSTHVFHQNMETPQIDIEAARNQLRHELNYYLQKGDWSYDFNTGSLIQNYQKKSSKSSDDSGFVMTLDRSSDGTSKSTYSKTPPSTPHSTMPSVRHKKSRSKESKLNHGTKENSKVNSSRDSLNSHHSIRSRDSAKSDRQCKSDRSTPKSDRGTPRSGKATPKSGAITPRSGLATPKSGRQTPKSGIATPKSGRSSGKPEKRSKHKPSEKMTQLMSEAASSSSSDSIPFELRRLESSASVPYSLDHGPELLRHCRSAASVLDEPNINNTFGSESLPNLAPPPAFESPPLDIADKDFKILPPENFSNKEEKRTRSNSTSSLSEQSGWVSSGRSSGPSTPDNASCQLNQNFPPPVSSTGSKVSNDEVDGRKVEGETISDFKRTVLNGDQLRERLLKLAVKVAQANPNEKIECCDKEVCEECTICSDSICTDSQCEYNKLMHSNGIDAGCNSDTCTASCFQQMPANVGKINQRHNSFSAIQGKSYNSTPKTSNEGMVKKSQTISDNLHPYLRKEISPKLSQEPVKSNPQVKKVLKDRIEYTEKLIAAEIRSLTVDRNCKSHKKSNGAAAAVQKYHNRARSEIDLAHFQAENDYEHLPPPQQFRDAPPPPDEFKDPPTTKSPKLSRQSSKSSTPSKTPRKQSVQPSTLELDNPLYHVCEGIIVNINISVNTYVCVFRVLLLLTNLFGFASGIRERRKLRPLQSVTSNGTTSGGTLNKSQSTGELASRNENGNNKEQRESNFVSIFGLAESERLFVKCREEFRQSVKYPGAIYSDYTLPVEGSLPYFHISDEYRMFNPEGLHLIICVHGLDGNAADLRLVKTYLELGLPGARLDFLMSERNQGDTFSDFDTMTDRLVQEIITHIQNSNEPARISFVGHSLGTIIIRSALARPQMKPFLGKLHTFLSLSGPHLGTLYNSSGLVNAGMWFMQKWKKSGSLLQLSLRDASDPRRSFLYRLSERSQLHQFKHILLCGSGQDRYVPLHSARLELCKAAAKDTSLLGQAYREMVHNMVSPLASRASSVSVVRYDVQHALPHTASALVGRAAHIAALDSDLFIEKFLLVSAMKYFR; translated from the exons TACTCCTCGCTCAAGCAAACAATGGGGCAAGCTAATGAAGAATGCCGGGTCAAACTTCACCACGTCAGGGAGCTTAGAGAACATGCTGTTTGGCTCGAGTGCCAAATGTGCCGGCGGAAATTCCAGCAAGATTGCACACGCCAG ACAAGTACACGCGGAAGTCTGCGGCATTCTGCTCGGTTCCTTGGAAGGGCTCCAAAACGCGCTGTCCATTTGCGGCTCCACTGGCGCCCTGCTAACTCCTGAGGAGTCATCGTCCAACTCCATCGTCGGTGAAGTGGCTCAGCGGATCAAAGACCTCAGCGATATTGGCAAG AAGTCGGAAGCAGGTGAAGAAGAGGAATGGGCGATGGGCGCAGCGCATGACATCGCGCGACTATGCGCGGAAGTTACGTTGCGCTGGCGCGCGTTCTTGCATCACACGTCCGACCGGCCCCACGTGCATCATGCGCTCGCCGCGCGCCACCACGCGCTACG CATCAAACGCTTCTCGGAATGCTTCTTCGTGCTGGACAACCCGCGGCACTCGCTGGCAGGCTGCTACGACAGCAACTACCAGTCGTACCAGAGCGTGGGTGAGGCGGCGCGTCGGAGCCGCTACCTGGCTTTGCTTCCCCCGCTACCCGTGCATTGTATCGCATTGGATGGCGATCCGCATATCATgcctatcatttttgaagatcg atACCAGGACACTGCAGAGTTTGCAAGAAGACGTTCATTTTTAAATTCGAATGCGAGTAAATCTGGAAGTG ATCCATTTTTGTGCACAGACCCGCTGAGTGAAGACTGTGGTTGTAGTGTCTCCTCGCTGATGGATTCACGGAGGCCTTCATCCGAGGCATCTCGAGTTACGCTGACTTTACCCAAGGCAATCATGGACGTCCTAGAACCGCAATTCAAATCACCCAAGTCTAGTAGCACTGCTTCCAGTGTCGTACAAGCCACGCTCACCATTACCCCCCAAAAATCAGCCAGTGGATCCCCCAAGAGGAACTTAGTGAAACAAGCTGTGCTCGAAATCAATAAAACACCCAAAGTAGAAATCACTGGACGTAATAGGTACATCGTGCAGAATAATCAAATAAGCGAGATCCAACTACCGCCTAACAACGCTTTTGCCTCTTGTCCCATTCAACAGGGACAACAAATGTCGAGATACTCCGCTTCCACTCTTCTAGATGTAACTAAAAGTAACCACACGTCCCGACAAGGAAAAGATCCCAATGACACAAATGAGGTGTTTCATCAGAAACATGAAATCACCAGTGGTGTCAGTACACTCCCTGCTAGACATAGCAAGTCACTAGATCAGTTGAGAGTCGCACAAATGACACCACTTAATAATTCGCATCAAATGCTTGCAAAAAACGTACGAAATAGCTCCAATACCTCAGTAAACTATCCTTCCAAACCGTATCAACCGCCACAGCAAATCAAGCCTACCACTTTACCTCGTAGCGTCACCACCACCGCTTATCCCACCAGCACAACAACCAGATGTGGATCCAAAGGGGACGACTATAGGAGAAACATAAGCGAATTCAGAGAAAAGTACAAAAACCCATTTAATCCCAATAAACAACCACATCACGGAATAAACAATGAAGTATTTCATAACGTAGGATATAAGTACGACGGTCGAACGAATCCTAACCAAGTGTACGGTTATACTTTCGGTAATCAGGGTACTCCGCAAGTGAATAATATAATTCGTAATCCTTTAGAATTCCAAAGAGGCTATAGTGTAAATTTACCCCGTCCTATGTTGCCTCCACGTAATTCTTATCCACCGGTTAGTGGAAAAAACCAAGTGACTGATCAGACTAGCTTAGTTTCTAACAAACATGTTCATAGATCTAACTCTACTCATGTATTTCATCAAAATATGGAGACCCCGCAAATTGATATCGAAGCGGCAAGAAATCAACTCCGACATGAATTGAACTATTACCTGCAAAAAGGAGACTGGAGCTATGACTTTAATACCGGTAGTTTAATTCAGAACTACCAGAAGAAATCGAGTAAAAGTAGTGATGATAGCGGATTTGTAATGACATTAGACAGAAGCAGTGACGGAACTTCAAAATCGACTTACTCGAAAACCCCCCCGTCAACACCACATTCAACAATGCCATCTGTGAGGCATAAGAAGAGTCGGTCTAAAGAATCAAAATTGAATCATGGCACGAAAGAAAACTCAAAAGTAAATTCAAGTCGAGACTCTTTGAACAGTCATCATTCTATTAGATCAAGGGACAGTGCTAAGTCAGACCGACAGTGCAAATCGGATCGCAGTACGCCTAAATCTGATCGAGGAACGCCACGATCAGGTAAAGCGACTCCTAAATCAGGCGCCATTACTCCCAGATCTGGTTTAGCAACTCCAAAATCAGGGCGACAAACACCTAAGTCCGGTATCGCCACGCCAAAAAGCGGGAGATCCAGTGGAAAACCAGAAAAACGTTCGAAACATAAACCTTCTGAGAAGATGACACAACTAATGTCTGAAGCCGCATCATCTTCCAGCAGCGATAGTATACCGTTTGAACTAAGAAGATTAGAATCGTCAGCAAGTGTACCCTACAGTTTAGATCATGGTCCCGAACTTTTGCGTCACTGCAGAAGTGCTGCCTCTGTATTGGATGAacctaatattaataatacgttTGGATCTGAATCATTACCGAATTTAGCCCCACCACCAGCTTTCGAATCACCACCACTTGATATCGCTGACAAAGACTTTAAAATATTACCACCTGAAAACTTTTCTAATAAAGAAGAAAAGAGAACCAGAAGCAACTCGACTTCAAGCTTAAGTGAACAAAGCGGATGGGTATCTAGTGGGCGTAGTTCTGGACCTTCGACTCCAGATAACGCTAGTTGTCAATTAAACCAAAATTTCCCTCCTCCTGTGAGTTCAACTGGCTCTAAGGTTTCCAATGATGAAGTTGATGGTAGAAAAGTTGAAGGTGAAACAATCAGCGACTTCAAAAGAACAGTCCTTAACGGTGACCAACTGAGAGAAAGACTATTAAAATTAGCTGTTAAAGTAGCACAGGCTAATCCAAATGAAAAAATTGAATGCTGTGATAAAGAAGTATGTGAAGAATGCACAATTTGTAGTGACTCTATTTGCACGGATAGCCAATGTGAATATAACAAGCTTATGCATAGTAATGGGATAGACGCTGGTTGTAACTCAGACACGTGTACAGCCAGCTGTTTTCAGCAAATGCCAGCTAACGTGGGTAAAATTAACCAAAGACATAATTCTTTTAGTGCTATTCAAGGAAAATCTTACAACAGCACGCCTAAAACATCAAATGAAGGGATGGTAAAGAAATCACAAACAATCAGTGACAACTTACATCCCTATTTACGAAAGGAGATATCGCCAAAGTTGTCACAGGAACCAGTAAAGTCAAATCCACAAgtgaaaaaagtattaaaagaCCGAATTGAATACACTGAAAAATTGATAGCGGCCGAAATTAGAAGTCTCACAGTTGATCGTAATTGCAAAAGCCACAAGAAATCAAACGGGGCGGCTGCAGCTGTACAGAAATACCATAATAGAGCGAGGTCTGAAATTGATCTCGCCCATTTTCAGGCTGAAAATGATTACGAGCATTTACCCCCACCCCAGCAGTTTAGAGATGCCCCGCCCCCTCCTGACGAATTTAAG GACCCACCGACAACCAAGTCCCCAAAATTAAGCAGACAGAGCAGCAAATCCTCTACTCCTTCTAAAACGCCTCGAAAACAATCAGTCCAACCTTCAACCCTCGAATTAGATAATCCATTATACCACGTTTGTGAAGGtattattgttaatataaatatttctgtaaATACCTACGTTTGTGTATTTCGTGTGCTTCTGCTACTAACTAATCTTTTCGGCTTCGCATCAGGTATTAGAGAGCGCCGAAAACTTAGACCTCTGCAATCGGTCACCTCGAATGGTACTACTTCGGGTGGCACACTGAATAAAAGCCAGAGTACTGGCGAATTAGCCTCTAGAAACGAGAATGGAAATAACAAAG AACAACGGGAGAGCAACTTCGTCAGCATCTTCGGACTGGCCGAGTCTGAGCGTCTCTTCGTGAAGTGCAGAGAAGAGTTCAGACAGAGCGTGAAGTACCCAGGTGCAATCTACTCTGACTACACGTTGCCCGTCGAAGGCTCTCTGCCGTATTTCCATATCAGTGACGAATACAGGATGTTTAATCCAGAAG GGTTGCATTTAATTATCTGCGTGCATGGCCTAGACGGTAACGCAGCAGACCTACGCTTAGTGAAGACTTACCTAGAGTTAGGTTTACCAGGAGCTAGATTAGACTTCCTTATGTCGGAGCGTAATCAAGGAGATACCTTCTCTGATTTCGACACCATGACAGACAG GCTTGTTCAAGAAATTATTACACACATACAAAACTCTAACGAGCCAGCTCGAATAAGCTTCGTAGGCCACTCTTTGGGCACAATTATTATCAGATCCGCTCTAGCAAGGCCACAAATGAAACCATTTCTTGGGAAGCTGCATACTTTCTTGTCCTTGAGCGGACCGCATCTAGGAACACTGTACAATTCCAGTGGATTAGTCAATGCAG GCATGTGGTTTAtgcaaaaatggaaaaagtcCGGCTCCCTCCTCCAACTATCACTACGTGACGCATCCGACCCGCGGCGCTCGTTCCTCTACCGTCTGAGCGAGCGAAGTCAGTTGCATCAGTTCAAGCACATTTTACTCTGCGGATCAGGACAAGATCGCTACGTGCCTCTACATTCAGCTCGGCTTGAGCTTTGTAAGGCGGCGGCGAAGGATACCTCGTTGTTGGGACAAGCTTACAGAGAAATG GTACACAACATGGTCTCTCCACTAGCATCGCGCGCGTCCTCCGTGTCCGTGGTACGGTACGACGTGCAACACGCATTGCCGCACACCGCTAGCGCACTGGTTGGCCGGGCCGCACACATCGCTGCCCTCGACTCTGATCTGTTTATCGAGAAGTTCTTACTCGTCTCTGCTATGAAGTACTTCCGATAG
- the LOC133523384 gene encoding protein FAM135A isoform X4, which yields MSDLQATFEFSVELYKFYNVDLFQRGLYQVRVGLRVSPKIPVHIEASVSSGNGAARTGRPAANASLIGGLAASRAFQIMYRNEEVTLRDIVHFRAHLLVDSRNLKDSLERAEWSLGVELWCSEGAQSSTLAPVSCRVLKLHFQPAQGLHYHLPVLFDYFHLSAVSITIHTSLVALHQPYINTPRSSKQWGKLMKNAGSNFTTSGSLENMLFGSSAKCAGGNSSKIAHARQVHAEVCGILLGSLEGLQNALSICGSTGALLTPEESSSNSIVGEVAQRIKDLSDIGKKSEAGEEEEWAMGAAHDIARLCAEVTLRWRAFLHHTSDRPHVHHALAARHHALRIKRFSECFFVLDNPRHSLAGCYDSNYQSYQSVGEAARRSRYLALLPPLPVHCIALDGDPHIMPIIFEDRYQDTAEFARRRSFLNSNASKSGSDPFLCTDPLSEDCGCSVSSLMDSRRPSSEASRVTLTLPKAIMDVLEPQFKSPKSSSTASSVVQATLTITPQKSASGSPKRNLVKQAVLEINKTPKVEITGRNRYIVQNNQISEIQLPPNNAFASCPIQQGQQMSRYSASTLLDVTKSNHTSRQGKDPNDTNEVFHQKHEITSGVSTLPARHSKSLDQLRVAQMTPLNNSHQMLAKNVRNSSNTSVNYPSKPYQPPQQIKPTTLPRSVTTTAYPTSTTTRCGSKGDDYRRNISEFREKYKNPFNPNKQPHHGINNEVFHNVGYKYDGRTNPNQVYGYTFGNQGTPQVNNIIRNPLEFQRGYSVNLPRPMLPPRNSYPPVSGKNQVTDQTSLVSNKHVHRSNSTHVFHQNMETPQIDIEAARNQLRHELNYYLQKGDWSYDFNTGSLIQNYQKKSSKSSDDSGFVMTLDRSSDGTSKSTYSKTPPSTPHSTMPSVRHKKSRSKESKLNHGTKENSKVNSSRDSLNSHHSIRSRDSAKSDRQCKSDRSTPKSDRGTPRSGKATPKSGAITPRSGLATPKSGRQTPKSGIATPKSGRSSGKPEKRSKHKPSEKMTQLMSEAASSSSSDSIPFELRRLESSASVPYSLDHGPELLRHCRSAASVLDEPNINNTFGSESLPNLAPPPAFESPPLDIADKDFKILPPENFSNKEEKRTRSNSTSSLSEQSGWVSSGRSSGPSTPDNASCQLNQNFPPPVSSTGSKVSNDEVDGRKVEGETISDFKRTVLNGDQLRERLLKLAVKVAQANPNEKIECCDKEVCEECTICSDSICTDSQCEYNKLMHSNGIDAGCNSDTCTASCFQQMPANVGKINQRHNSFSAIQGKSYNSTPKTSNEGMVKKSQTISDNLHPYLRKEISPKLSQEPVKSNPQVKKVLKDRIEYTEKLIAAEIRSLTVDRNCKSHKKSNGAAAAVQKYHNRARSEIDLAHFQAENDYEHLPPPQQFRDAPPPPDEFKDPPTTKSPKLSRQSSKSSTPSKTPRKQSVQPSTLELDNPLYHVCEGIRERRKLRPLQSVTSNGTTSGGTLNKSQSTGELASRNENGNNKEQRESNFVSIFGLAESERLFVKCREEFRQSVKYPGAIYSDYTLPVEGSLPYFHISDEYRMFNPEGLHLIICVHGLDGNAADLRLVKTYLELGLPGARLDFLMSERNQGDTFSDFDTMTDRLVQEIITHIQNSNEPARISFVGHSLGTIIIRSALARPQMKPFLGKLHTFLSLSGPHLGTLYNSSGLVNAGMWFMQKWKKSGSLLQLSLRDASDPRRSFLYRLSERSQLHQFKHILLCGSGQDRYVPLHSARLELCKAAAKDTSLLGQAYREMVHNMVSPLASRASSVSVVRYDVQHALPHTASALVGRAAHIAALDSDLFIEKFLLVSAMKYFR from the exons TACTCCTCGCTCAAGCAAACAATGGGGCAAGCTAATGAAGAATGCCGGGTCAAACTTCACCACGTCAGGGAGCTTAGAGAACATGCTGTTTGGCTCGAGTGCCAAATGTGCCGGCGGAAATTCCAGCAAGATTGCACACGCCAG ACAAGTACACGCGGAAGTCTGCGGCATTCTGCTCGGTTCCTTGGAAGGGCTCCAAAACGCGCTGTCCATTTGCGGCTCCACTGGCGCCCTGCTAACTCCTGAGGAGTCATCGTCCAACTCCATCGTCGGTGAAGTGGCTCAGCGGATCAAAGACCTCAGCGATATTGGCAAG AAGTCGGAAGCAGGTGAAGAAGAGGAATGGGCGATGGGCGCAGCGCATGACATCGCGCGACTATGCGCGGAAGTTACGTTGCGCTGGCGCGCGTTCTTGCATCACACGTCCGACCGGCCCCACGTGCATCATGCGCTCGCCGCGCGCCACCACGCGCTACG CATCAAACGCTTCTCGGAATGCTTCTTCGTGCTGGACAACCCGCGGCACTCGCTGGCAGGCTGCTACGACAGCAACTACCAGTCGTACCAGAGCGTGGGTGAGGCGGCGCGTCGGAGCCGCTACCTGGCTTTGCTTCCCCCGCTACCCGTGCATTGTATCGCATTGGATGGCGATCCGCATATCATgcctatcatttttgaagatcg atACCAGGACACTGCAGAGTTTGCAAGAAGACGTTCATTTTTAAATTCGAATGCGAGTAAATCTGGAAGTG ATCCATTTTTGTGCACAGACCCGCTGAGTGAAGACTGTGGTTGTAGTGTCTCCTCGCTGATGGATTCACGGAGGCCTTCATCCGAGGCATCTCGAGTTACGCTGACTTTACCCAAGGCAATCATGGACGTCCTAGAACCGCAATTCAAATCACCCAAGTCTAGTAGCACTGCTTCCAGTGTCGTACAAGCCACGCTCACCATTACCCCCCAAAAATCAGCCAGTGGATCCCCCAAGAGGAACTTAGTGAAACAAGCTGTGCTCGAAATCAATAAAACACCCAAAGTAGAAATCACTGGACGTAATAGGTACATCGTGCAGAATAATCAAATAAGCGAGATCCAACTACCGCCTAACAACGCTTTTGCCTCTTGTCCCATTCAACAGGGACAACAAATGTCGAGATACTCCGCTTCCACTCTTCTAGATGTAACTAAAAGTAACCACACGTCCCGACAAGGAAAAGATCCCAATGACACAAATGAGGTGTTTCATCAGAAACATGAAATCACCAGTGGTGTCAGTACACTCCCTGCTAGACATAGCAAGTCACTAGATCAGTTGAGAGTCGCACAAATGACACCACTTAATAATTCGCATCAAATGCTTGCAAAAAACGTACGAAATAGCTCCAATACCTCAGTAAACTATCCTTCCAAACCGTATCAACCGCCACAGCAAATCAAGCCTACCACTTTACCTCGTAGCGTCACCACCACCGCTTATCCCACCAGCACAACAACCAGATGTGGATCCAAAGGGGACGACTATAGGAGAAACATAAGCGAATTCAGAGAAAAGTACAAAAACCCATTTAATCCCAATAAACAACCACATCACGGAATAAACAATGAAGTATTTCATAACGTAGGATATAAGTACGACGGTCGAACGAATCCTAACCAAGTGTACGGTTATACTTTCGGTAATCAGGGTACTCCGCAAGTGAATAATATAATTCGTAATCCTTTAGAATTCCAAAGAGGCTATAGTGTAAATTTACCCCGTCCTATGTTGCCTCCACGTAATTCTTATCCACCGGTTAGTGGAAAAAACCAAGTGACTGATCAGACTAGCTTAGTTTCTAACAAACATGTTCATAGATCTAACTCTACTCATGTATTTCATCAAAATATGGAGACCCCGCAAATTGATATCGAAGCGGCAAGAAATCAACTCCGACATGAATTGAACTATTACCTGCAAAAAGGAGACTGGAGCTATGACTTTAATACCGGTAGTTTAATTCAGAACTACCAGAAGAAATCGAGTAAAAGTAGTGATGATAGCGGATTTGTAATGACATTAGACAGAAGCAGTGACGGAACTTCAAAATCGACTTACTCGAAAACCCCCCCGTCAACACCACATTCAACAATGCCATCTGTGAGGCATAAGAAGAGTCGGTCTAAAGAATCAAAATTGAATCATGGCACGAAAGAAAACTCAAAAGTAAATTCAAGTCGAGACTCTTTGAACAGTCATCATTCTATTAGATCAAGGGACAGTGCTAAGTCAGACCGACAGTGCAAATCGGATCGCAGTACGCCTAAATCTGATCGAGGAACGCCACGATCAGGTAAAGCGACTCCTAAATCAGGCGCCATTACTCCCAGATCTGGTTTAGCAACTCCAAAATCAGGGCGACAAACACCTAAGTCCGGTATCGCCACGCCAAAAAGCGGGAGATCCAGTGGAAAACCAGAAAAACGTTCGAAACATAAACCTTCTGAGAAGATGACACAACTAATGTCTGAAGCCGCATCATCTTCCAGCAGCGATAGTATACCGTTTGAACTAAGAAGATTAGAATCGTCAGCAAGTGTACCCTACAGTTTAGATCATGGTCCCGAACTTTTGCGTCACTGCAGAAGTGCTGCCTCTGTATTGGATGAacctaatattaataatacgttTGGATCTGAATCATTACCGAATTTAGCCCCACCACCAGCTTTCGAATCACCACCACTTGATATCGCTGACAAAGACTTTAAAATATTACCACCTGAAAACTTTTCTAATAAAGAAGAAAAGAGAACCAGAAGCAACTCGACTTCAAGCTTAAGTGAACAAAGCGGATGGGTATCTAGTGGGCGTAGTTCTGGACCTTCGACTCCAGATAACGCTAGTTGTCAATTAAACCAAAATTTCCCTCCTCCTGTGAGTTCAACTGGCTCTAAGGTTTCCAATGATGAAGTTGATGGTAGAAAAGTTGAAGGTGAAACAATCAGCGACTTCAAAAGAACAGTCCTTAACGGTGACCAACTGAGAGAAAGACTATTAAAATTAGCTGTTAAAGTAGCACAGGCTAATCCAAATGAAAAAATTGAATGCTGTGATAAAGAAGTATGTGAAGAATGCACAATTTGTAGTGACTCTATTTGCACGGATAGCCAATGTGAATATAACAAGCTTATGCATAGTAATGGGATAGACGCTGGTTGTAACTCAGACACGTGTACAGCCAGCTGTTTTCAGCAAATGCCAGCTAACGTGGGTAAAATTAACCAAAGACATAATTCTTTTAGTGCTATTCAAGGAAAATCTTACAACAGCACGCCTAAAACATCAAATGAAGGGATGGTAAAGAAATCACAAACAATCAGTGACAACTTACATCCCTATTTACGAAAGGAGATATCGCCAAAGTTGTCACAGGAACCAGTAAAGTCAAATCCACAAgtgaaaaaagtattaaaagaCCGAATTGAATACACTGAAAAATTGATAGCGGCCGAAATTAGAAGTCTCACAGTTGATCGTAATTGCAAAAGCCACAAGAAATCAAACGGGGCGGCTGCAGCTGTACAGAAATACCATAATAGAGCGAGGTCTGAAATTGATCTCGCCCATTTTCAGGCTGAAAATGATTACGAGCATTTACCCCCACCCCAGCAGTTTAGAGATGCCCCGCCCCCTCCTGACGAATTTAAG GACCCACCGACAACCAAGTCCCCAAAATTAAGCAGACAGAGCAGCAAATCCTCTACTCCTTCTAAAACGCCTCGAAAACAATCAGTCCAACCTTCAACCCTCGAATTAGATAATCCATTATACCACGTTTGTGAAG GTATTAGAGAGCGCCGAAAACTTAGACCTCTGCAATCGGTCACCTCGAATGGTACTACTTCGGGTGGCACACTGAATAAAAGCCAGAGTACTGGCGAATTAGCCTCTAGAAACGAGAATGGAAATAACAAAG AACAACGGGAGAGCAACTTCGTCAGCATCTTCGGACTGGCCGAGTCTGAGCGTCTCTTCGTGAAGTGCAGAGAAGAGTTCAGACAGAGCGTGAAGTACCCAGGTGCAATCTACTCTGACTACACGTTGCCCGTCGAAGGCTCTCTGCCGTATTTCCATATCAGTGACGAATACAGGATGTTTAATCCAGAAG GGTTGCATTTAATTATCTGCGTGCATGGCCTAGACGGTAACGCAGCAGACCTACGCTTAGTGAAGACTTACCTAGAGTTAGGTTTACCAGGAGCTAGATTAGACTTCCTTATGTCGGAGCGTAATCAAGGAGATACCTTCTCTGATTTCGACACCATGACAGACAG GCTTGTTCAAGAAATTATTACACACATACAAAACTCTAACGAGCCAGCTCGAATAAGCTTCGTAGGCCACTCTTTGGGCACAATTATTATCAGATCCGCTCTAGCAAGGCCACAAATGAAACCATTTCTTGGGAAGCTGCATACTTTCTTGTCCTTGAGCGGACCGCATCTAGGAACACTGTACAATTCCAGTGGATTAGTCAATGCAG GCATGTGGTTTAtgcaaaaatggaaaaagtcCGGCTCCCTCCTCCAACTATCACTACGTGACGCATCCGACCCGCGGCGCTCGTTCCTCTACCGTCTGAGCGAGCGAAGTCAGTTGCATCAGTTCAAGCACATTTTACTCTGCGGATCAGGACAAGATCGCTACGTGCCTCTACATTCAGCTCGGCTTGAGCTTTGTAAGGCGGCGGCGAAGGATACCTCGTTGTTGGGACAAGCTTACAGAGAAATG GTACACAACATGGTCTCTCCACTAGCATCGCGCGCGTCCTCCGTGTCCGTGGTACGGTACGACGTGCAACACGCATTGCCGCACACCGCTAGCGCACTGGTTGGCCGGGCCGCACACATCGCTGCCCTCGACTCTGATCTGTTTATCGAGAAGTTCTTACTCGTCTCTGCTATGAAGTACTTCCGATAG